Proteins encoded within one genomic window of Diorhabda sublineata isolate icDioSubl1.1 chromosome 1, icDioSubl1.1, whole genome shotgun sequence:
- the LOC130445692 gene encoding uncharacterized protein LOC130445692 — protein sequence MSQEVKPYKYFDTPDGCDVFRKLWCVMKPATLTAFGIGTFDVLAWSHPKGYLPTFGRYIYVGTPILGASATFVLVTNGVTSLRKKDDRLNWFIGGFSAGAFVGAWKKNPMVGFNTGMVFGILAVCRKVLQENNWNVIPPDNIPIASQNVWNYDFSLTRDRPGNWTTGKE from the exons atgtcTCAAGAAGTTAAaccatataaatattttgatactcCAGATGGCTGCGAcgtatttagaaaattatggTGTGTTATGAAACCTGCAACACTCACAGCTTTTGGTATTGGAACTTTTGATGTGTTAGCTTGGTCGCATCCCAAGGGATATCTCCCTACTTTCGGGCGATATATTTATGTAGGAACGCCAATTTTAGGAGCTAGCGCAACTTTTGTATTAGTAACAAATGGTGTTACAAGCTTACGAAAAAAGGACGATCGGCTAAATTGGTTCATTGGAGGTTTTTCAGCGG GTGCCTTTGTAGGAGCTTGGAAGAAAAATCCAATGGTTGGATTTAATACAGGAATGGTGTTTGGAATTCTTGCTGTATGTAGAAAAGtattacaagaaaataattggaatgtTATACCACCAGATAATATTCCCATAGCTAGTCAAAATGTCTGGAATTATGATTTCTCATTAACAAGGGATAGGCCTGGTAACTGGACAACaggaaaagaataa